In the Drosophila biarmipes strain raj3 chromosome X, RU_DBia_V1.1, whole genome shotgun sequence genome, one interval contains:
- the LOC108023253 gene encoding sodium channel protein Nach, whose protein sequence is MPQEKRHPPESRRQRGLQTLVIFRRSLIYQTKEFFQNSTLHGVRYIAETGRPIGEKFMWFCFTSIGAVTALVIIMSLWEKFQTNPTITGLDTDFHNQNVVFPTTVVCPEAAFDHEKTYEKVYNTLANYDEAQAQMYTPFLRLLTSLNFESIRDAKVLSQPIPQNLLDAKTIREWAFEGHISCENTFVSCKYRDEEIPCCDHFEPIYTEHGFCYAFNSRFKSTATEDVKTGAPHDLYETDKKWALFFVPNSTSSIFIFSNEEYFGSDFNAQIDWSEPQLVEVRISKKNTYTTDDARQLSIGQRKCIFSDEVKLNYFPDAYTFSSCMKQCRMNKAIKLCKCNPPFYKPIANVPMCMVKDFDCLDEFKTNITNIKDCLQCELSCSKTVFNIDKLIKIVDRPEAEGVLVEFLTWPIIRYKREVLFGWVDLLVSFGGIASLFLGFSLLSGVEIIYYFTLRACCMVYKNRKELYEIEEQIRLEPPPKIDLKLTLKSHSKPRVGDLPSSAVLKVKPAEESTGQQNPLGGYPRKHEKDYANRTRNYYKTPKVLPDYGYASHARSPWTTYDHSQYMP, encoded by the exons ATGCCGCAAGAGAAACGCCACCCGCCGGAGTCCCGGAGGCAGCGCGGCCTGCAGACACTGGTCATCTTTCGGCGCAGCCTCATCTACCAGACCAAGGAGTTCTTCCAGAACTCGACGCTCCACGGAGTGCGCTACATCGCCGAGACGGGCCGGCCCATCGGCGAGAAGTTCATGTGGTTCTGCTTCACGTCGATCGGCGCGGTCACCGCACTGGTCATCATCATGAGCCTCTGGGAGAAGTTCCAGACCAATCCGACCATCACGGGCCTGGACACCGACTTCCACAACCAGAACGTGGTCTTTCCCACCACCGTCGTCTGCCCGGAGGCGGCCTTCGACCACGAAAAGACCTACGAGAAGGTGTACAACACCCTGGC CAACTACGACGAGGCCCAGGCCCAAATGTACACCCCGTTCCTGCGCCTGCTGACCTCCCTGAACTTCGAGAGCATCCGGGACGCCAAGGTGCTGTCCCAGCCGATTCCGCAGAACCTGCTGGATGCGAAAACCATCCGGGAGTGGGCCTTCGAGGGGCACATCAGCTGCGAGAACACCTTCGTGTCCTGCAAGTACCGCGACGAGGAGATACCCTGCTGCGACCACTTCGAGCCCATCTACACGGAGCACGGCTTCTGCTACGCCTTCAACAGCAGGTTCAAGTCCACGGCCACGGAGGA CGTCAAGACAGGGGCACCTCACGACCTCTACGAAACGGACAAGAAGTGGGCGCTCTTCTTTGTGCCCAACAGCACCTCGAGT ATCTTCATCTTCTCGAACGAGGAGTACTTCGGTTCGGACTTCAATGCGCAGATCGATTGGTCGGAGCCGCAGCTGGTGGAGGTGAGGATCtccaagaagaacacctacaCCACGGACGACGCCCGCCAGCTGTCCATTGGCCAGCGGAAGTGCATCTTCAGCGACGAGGTGAAGCTGAACTACTTCCCGGACGCGTACACCTTCTCCTCCTGCATGAAGCAGTGCCGCATGAACAAGGCCATCAAGCTCTGCAAGTGCAACCCGCCCTTCTACAAGCCCATAG CCAACGTGCCCATGTGCATGGTCAAGGACTTCGATTGCCTGGACGAATTCAAGACGAACATCACCAACATCAAGGACTGTCTGCAGTGCGAGCTCAGCTGCTCGAAGACGGTCTTCAACATAGACAAGCTCATCAAAAT AGTGGACCGACCAGAAGCCGAGGGAGTGCTGGTGGAGTTCCTCACCTGGCCTATCATCCGCTACAAACGAGAGGTCCTCTTCGGCTGGGTGGACCTGCTGGTGTCCTTCGGCGGCATCGCCAGTCTCTTTCTCGGCTTTTCGCTGCTCTCGGGTGTGGAGATCATCTACTACTTCACCCTGCGCGCCTGCTGTATGGTCTACAAAAACCGG AAAGAGCTGTACGAGATCGAGGAGCAAATCCGTCTGGAACCACCCCCCAAAATAGACTTGAAACTCACCTTGAAATCGCACTCGAAGCCCAGAGTTGGGGATTTGCCCTCTTCGGCGGTGCTGAAGGTGAAACCAGCGGAGGAATCCACGGGTCAGCAGAATCCCCTGGGCGGATATCCCAGAAAACACGAAAAG GACTATGCGAACCGCACAAGGAACTATTATAAAACACCCAAGGTTCTACCCGACTATGGATATGCCAGTCACGCAAGAAGTCCCTGGACAACCTACGATCATTCGCAGTACATGCCCTAG